The DNA window AAAACTCCATTGTATATTTTCTGCGCATTCTTTTTAATACCGTATCTGAACCAGATTGTATGGGAATATGCAAATGCCTAACAACAATTTTCGATTCACTTAATACATCAATTACTTCATCTGATAATTGACTTGCTTCAATCGAACTAATGCGAAGTCGCTTTAATCCCTTTACATTTGCTTCGATATCTCTTAAAAGCTGTGCTAAATTATAATCTTTTAAATCTTCTCCGTATCCACCTGTATGAATACCAGTCAAAACAATTTCTAAATATCCAGCGTCCACCAATTGTTGTGCTTGTCGAACAACTTCTTCTGGATCTCGAGAACGCATTAGTCCACGAGCCCAAGGAATAATACAAAATGTACAGAAATTATTACAACCTTCCTGAATCTTTAATGATGCACGAGTGCGATCCGTAAAGGCAGGAACATCTAACTCCTCATATACACGATTCTTCATAATATTGCCTACAGCATTAATTGGTTTACGCTCGGTTTTGTACTGCTCAATATACTCCAGCATTTTTGTGCGTTCTTGTGTACCTACAACAATATCTACTCCTGGAATCGCCATAATTTCAGCAGGAGAAGTTTGTGCATAGCAACCAGTTACACAAATAACTGCATCTGGATTTTGGCGAATAGCACGACGAATTACTTGTCTACTCTTTTTATCACCAGTATTAGTTACGGTACATGTATTGATGACATAAACATCTGATTGTTTTTCGAACTCTGTACGGTCATAACCATTTTCTTTAAATAATTGCCATATAGCTTCTGTTTCATAATGATTAACTTTACAGCCTAATGTATGGAATGCAACGGATGACAAGTCCTTACACCTCTTTCATTCATATTCATAGGAAATTGCAGCTAGCGCATATAACGGAGCGGTTTCTGTTCGTAAAATCCTTGGTCCAAGAGCGATTGGTTGAAAATCATTTTCTAGTAAATGTTTTACTTCCTGACGATCGAGTCCGCCTTCTGGGCCAAAAACGATCAGTATCGACTGTTTATCATATACTTTTTTCAATTGGTCCGCAAATTTTTGTCGGTCTTCTAGCTTCGCATCTTCTTCATCCGCAACAAATCTCACATCGTATGCTTTAGAAATTTCCAAAAGCTCTTTTAAAGAGATTGGATTATGTATATGTGGGATAAATGAGCGGTGAGATTGTTCTGCCGCTTCTTTAGCAATCTTTTGTAAGCGCGCAATTTTTTTCTCATTTTTTTGTTTATCCCATTTCACAATAGAGCGTTTAGCTTCAAACGGATAAAGCGTATGCATACCTAATTCGGTTGCTTTTTGCGTGATCAATTCTAATTTATCACCTTTTGGAAGACCACAGACGAGAGAAACTTTAATAGGCATTTCATTGGATTGCCCATGCATTTCAACCACTTGTAGAAGGACAGATTTAGAAGTACCTTCCACAATCGTCATCGTATACGTCTTACTATCTGCCACTACATATACTTGATCTCCAGGAGACATGCGCATCACCTGAATCATATGATGCGCGTCATCACCTGAAATTGTCACTGTATTATTTTCTTGGATTGTTTCATTCGTAAAATAACGTTGCATGACAATCTCCTTTATTGAACAGGCTTCTTAGAAATGATTGTTACCCAGTCTTCCATCATCATCACTTCTTCTATTTCGAAGCCAGATTCCTGCAAGGAATTGCGAACATCCTCTTTTTTCGTTGCAATAATGCCGGATGTGATGAATAATCCACCTTTTTTAACAATCGAAAATGCATCGTCTGTAAAAGTCATAATAATTTCTGCTAAAATATTAGCCACTACAATGTCTGCTTGTTCTTTCACATTATCTAGTAGATTACCATGAGTTACCTGCACTAAGTGTTCTACCTTATTTAGCTGAATATTTTCTTTTGCAGATTTAACAGCTACTTCATCTAAGTCAAGTGCATGGATAGCAGTAGCGCCTAGTTTAGCTGCTCCAATTGAAAGTACCCCAGAACCAGTGCCTACATCAATCACGCTTGAGTTAGGCTGTACTGTTTTTTCAAGTGCTTGTAAACACATAACAGTTGTTGGGTGAGTACCTGTACCAAAAGCCATCCCTGGATCTAATTCGATAATCAATTCATCTGAATTGACACGCTCATAGTCTTCCCATGTTGGAACAATTGTAAAACGGTTCGATATTTTCACAGGATGATAATACTTTTTCCATGCAGTTGCCCAATCTTCTTCATCTACTTCTTGTATAGTAAGAATATTATGTCCAAGGTCGATATTAAAGTTTAGTAAGTTGTTAATCGCAAGTTTGATCTCTTCCACTGTTTCTAATAAAAAACTTGTTTTGGCTAAGTAAGCTTTTATTCGAACTCCATCTACTGGAAAATCATCTGGATTTAAGCTGTAGATTTCTCCAAAAACATCTTCTCGTTCTCTCACTAACTCTTCTGAATCCTCAATAACTACTCCACTTGCACCAGCTTCATGCAAAATATTACTAATTGCCTCCACTGCTTCATTCGTAGTATGAATGGATAGTTCAGACCATTTCACTTGCGCCAACTCCTTTATTCGCCTTTTATCGTTCTTTTAATTTTATCAAATAATGAGCTACCTTGCTCTTCAGGAATATCCCCACTGATTTCGGCAAATTCGCGTAGCAATTGCTTTTGTTTTTCTGTTAATTTTTTCGGAGTAATAACTTTGACAACAACATGTTGGTCACCAATGCCATACCCGTGAACATTTTTTACGCCTTTTCCTTTTAGTCGGAATTGCGTTTGTGATTGAGTACCAGCAGGAATTTTTAGTTTCACTTTCCCTTGAACCGTTGGAACTTCAATTTCATCTCCAAGTGCCGCTTGAGCAAATGTTAATGGAAGTTCATAGTAAATATCGTCACCGTCACGTTCAAATCGAGGATCTGCTTTTACTCGGAATACAACATATAAGTCTCCAGCTGGACCACCATTAACACCTGGTTCTCCCTGACCGCTTACGCGAAGTTGTTGACCATCATCAACACCTGCAGGAATTGTAACTTTAATTTTTTTACGTTTATTAACTGTACCTTTACCAGAACAAGTAGAACATTTTTCTTTAATCATTTTTCCAGTTCCAGAACAGTGATTACAAGCACGTTTAGTTTGAATACGACCAAATGGTGTGTCTTGTGTAACATTCACTTGACCATTGCCATTACAGTGTGTACATGTTTCAGGATGCGTGCCTGGTTTAGCACCATTACCTTTACATGTTTCACATGATTCTTCTTTGGCAATTTCAATTTCTTTTTCTTTCCCAAAAACAGCTTCTTCAAAATCAATTGTCATAGAATATTGAAGGTCATTTCCTTTTCTCGGAGCATTTGGATCACGTCTGCGAGAACCCCCGCCACCGAAGAACGAACTGAAAATATCTTCAAATCCAAAGCCATCTCCACCACTAAATCCACCACCAAAGCCTTGATTTGGACCAGCGTGACCAAATTGATCATACCCCGCACGTTTTTGCTCGTCACTTAATACCTCATATGCTTCCGAAATTTCTTTGAACTTATCTTCTGCATTAGCTTCTTTGTTAATATCGGGATGGTATTGCTTAGAAAGCTTACGATAAGCTTTTTTAATTTCATCTTGAGAAGCACTTTTAGAAACGCCTAGCACCTCATAATAATCACGTTTATTCATAGTTCACTCTCCTGCTCTGTTAACGTACACATAAAAATTATTGTAACATGGACAAAATCCGAATAGCAAAACAAATAGAAATTTTACCATTATCTTATATAACATTGAAAAAGCCAAAGCCGAAAACGGTCTTTGACTTTTTCTGTTAACATTCTTACTTGTCTTTATCGTCGTTTACTTCTTCAAATTCAGCATCGACAACACCGTCATCAGATGGTCCACCAGCTTGACCTGCATTAGCAGCATCTGCTTGAGCTTGTTCATAAAGCTTCATTGTAAGTTGTTGAACGATTTCATTTAATTTATCTTTTTTCGTTTTGATTTCTTCTAGGTTTCCAGCTTCAAGTGCAGCTTTTAACTCTTCTTTTGCATCTTCAGCAGACTTTTTCTCTTCTTCAGACACTTTATCTTCCAGGTCTTTTAGAGTTTTTTCAGTCATAAATACTAATTGATCCGCTTCATTTTTCACTTCTGCTTCTTCTTTACGAACTTTATCCGCTTCAGCGTTCGCTTCCGCTTCTTTTACCATACGTTCGATTTCTTCGTCAGAAAGAGAAGAGTTTGATTGGATTGTAATATTTTGTTCTTTTTGCGTTCCTAAATCTTTCGCTTTAACATTTACAATACCATTTTTGTCGATATCAAACGTAACTTCGATTTGTGGAACACCACGTGGTGCTGGTGGAATATCCGCAAGTTGGAAACGACCAAGTGTTTTGTTGTCAGTTGCCATCGGACGTTCACCTTGTAATACGTGAATATCTACTGCCGGTTGGTTATCCGCTGCAGTGGAGAACGTTTGAGATTTTGATGTTGGGATAGTTGTATTACGTTCAATTAACTTCGTGAATACGCCCCCCATTGTTTCAATACCTAAAGAAAGTGGTGTAACGTCAAGAAGAACAACGTCTTTTACATCTCCTGTTAAAACTCCACCTTGAACAGCAGCACCCATTGCTACTACTTCATCAGGATTTACTCCTTTATGTGGTTCTTTCCCAGTTTCTTTCTTAATAGCTTCTTGTACAGAAGGAATACGAGTAGATCCACCTACAAGAATAACTTTATCAATTTGTGAAGCTGATAATCCAGCATCTTTCATTGCTTGACGAGTTGGTACCATTGTACGCTCTACTAAGTGAGCTGTTAAATCATCAAATTTCGCACGAGTCATTGTAACTTCTAAGTGAAGTGGTCCAGCTTCGCCTGCAGTGATGAATGGAAGTGAAATTTGAGTTGAAGTAACACCAGAAAGATCTTTTTTCGCTTTTTCAGCAGCGTCTTTCAAACGTTGAATAGCCATTTTATCTTTTGATAAATCAATGCCGTTTTCTTTTTTGAACTCTTGTACTAAGTAGTCCATTAATACTTGGTCAAAGTCATCTCCACCTAGACGGTTATCACCAGCAGTTGCTAGTACTTCAAATACGCCATCACCAAGTTCTAGGATAGATACGTCAAATGTACCGCCACCTAAATCGTATACAAGAATTTTTTCATCATGGTCCATTTTATCTAAACCGTATGCAAGTGCAGCAGCAGTTGGTTCGTTGATGATACGTTCTACTTCAAGACCAGCAATACGACCAGCATCTTTTGTAGCTTGACGTTCAGCATCATTGAAGTATGCAGGAACAGTAATTACTGCTTTAGTTACTTTTTCTCCTAGATATTCTTCTGCAAATCCTTTTAAGTATTGAAGAATCATTGCAGATACTTCTTGTGGTGTATATTCTTTTTCTTCTGCTGTTACTTTTTCATTTGTACCCATTAAACGTTTAACAGATGCAATTGTGTTTGGGTTAGTGATAGATTGACGCTTCGCTACTTCCCCAACTTGTTTTTCGCCGTTTTTGAATGCTACAACTGATGGAGTTGTGCGGTTACCTTCTGGATTCGGAATTACTTTTGGTTCTCCACCTTCAAGTACAGATACACATGAGTTTGTTGTTCCTAAGTCAATACCAATAATTTTAGACATATGTTTTTCCTCCTAATATATAACTGATATATGAGATATCATTAATATTTTTTTATTATATAAACTGCATTTCAAAAGATTGATTGTTATTCGTTTACTTTAACCATCGTTGGGCGAAGTACTCTATCTTTCAACTTATACCCTTTTTGCAGTTCTTGAAGCACGATACCAGATTCTTTAGAATCGTCTTTTTCTTGCATAACTGCTTGGTGAAAATTAGGATCGAATGGAACCCCTTCTGCTTCAATTGGCTCTAAGCCTTCTTTTGAAATTGCACTTAATAACGATCGGTAAACCATTTCTACACCTTTTGTTAAAGAAACAGCTTCTGCTGTTGTTGCTTCAACCGCAAGGGCACGCTCTAGATTATCAAGCACTGGCAAAATATCCGTTAATACGGATTGGGCGCGATATTTATAATCGGCTTCCTTATCTAATTGAACTCGACGTTTGTAATTTTCAAAGTCCGCTCTTAAACGAATCGCTTTGTCTTTTTCTTCGTCAAGTTCTTGCTTTACAAGTGTCAATTCATCGATCTCTTCTTCTACCAGTACTTCAGTAGCTTCTGTTTCTTGTTGTTCTTCCAATATTCCCTGTTCTTCAACTACTTCATCTTTTTCTTTTTCCATTACTAGCAACTCTCCTTTATCCATGTGGGCCATGGCCATGTAATATTTTGGACAATTCCCGAGATAGATCTCCACTCATTACGTCAAGCAAGGAAACAACTCGTTTGTAATCCATACGAGTAGGCCCAATAATTGCAATTGAACCCATCTGTTCATCCCCAATTTCATAGGACGCAGTAATAATACTACAATCTTCCATTCCTAGTTGGTTATTTTCTGAACCGATTCGAATTTGAATTCCCTTTTTCTCTAAATGGAAAAGTCCTGGAATTTGATTTACATGATCCATCCAATACATGATACTTCGTGCTTTTTCTAAATCATTAAATTCAGGTTGATTTAACAATTGCATTTTTCCGCCGTAGTATACTTTGTCCTCATGTTCGATTGTCATCGCTTTGTTTAATGAACCTAGAAGATTATTTAAACGACCGCTGTTTTGACGCAAGACCGATAATGTGACAGCATCTAATTTTGCTGGAAGCTCATGTAAATGAACACCAACTAAATGTTCATTGATTAAATTAACCATACGTTCAATGTCAGATGCAGTAAAACTTTCCGGGATGGAAAATACGCGATTTTCTACATGCCCACTATCTGTCACAATGATTGCAACAGCGGAATCATCCGTTAATGGAACAATGGAAAACCTTTTAACACGATGCTTTCTAACATCTAAGCCTAACATAATAGAGGTATAATTCGTTAATTCGGAAAGAATATTTGCCGATTTTCGAATTATTTGCTCCGTCTCAACCATCCGTTCCTGAAAAACAGAACGAATCTGGTTAATCTCGTCTTTGGTAATCCGTTGGGGAGTTAACAAATTGTCTACATAATAACGATAGCCCTTTTCTGAAGGGACGCGGCCAGACGATGTATGCGTTTTTTCTAAAAAACCCATATCTTCTAAATCCGCCATATCGTTTCGAATAGTAGCAGGACTAAATGAAACTTCCTCCTTTTTCGAAAGTTGGCGAGATCCCACTGGCTGAGCGGTTTCAATAAAATCATCTACCGTTACTTGCAATATTAATAATTGCCGATTAGTTAGCATGATCATCACCTCTGTTAGCACTCGTCTATAGAGAGTGCTAATACTCATATAAAATTTATCAAATCTATAGATAACTGTCAACGATTTAGTTTTATTTATTTAGCTAAGTTAAGCGATCATGTTGTTACCTGCCGAACAGCCTAATTTAACAGAGGCATTTATTTAAGAAAATATTGAAACACTTCATTTCCCATAAAGCGCCCACGAGTCGTTAATTTTACAAAGTTATTTTCCATTAGGATTAAATCTTTTCGAAGCAATTCTTCCAATTGTTCACCGTACACCTGTGGGAGAGTTTGTCCGTATCTTTCTTCAAATCTTACTAAGGATACCCCTGCATTTTTTCGCAATCCTAAAAACATTTCTTCTTCCATTTTCTCTGTCTGTGTTACTTCTTTTTGCATCATCAGTGGTTTTTCACCAGAATCGATTGTTTGCATATACTTTTTTAAAGGACCGTGATTAGAATATCTCACACCATTTACATAACCGTGTGCTCCTGCTCCCAATCCAATATATTCATCGTTGTTCCAATAAAGTAAATTATGTTGGGAAGCTTTGCCTTCCAACGAAAAATTACTTATTTCATATTGTAGATAGCTGTTCTGCTTCATCTCGTCCATCAAATAGCCATACATTTCCGCTTCCAAATCTTCTCCTGGTAACGATAGCTTTCCCTTAGATAATAAATTATAAAAAATTGTTTTCGGTTCTACTAATAATGAGTAGGCTGAAATATGTGGGATCTTTAGACGAAAAGCTTCTTGTAAAGATGCTTTCCACTGTTCCATCGTTTGATTTGGTAAGCCATACATTAAATCGATACTTATAGATGGAAAATCTGTTTGTTTTGCGAACTCAATCACTTCATAAACATGCTCATTGGAATGTGTTCTTCCAAGAACTTTCAACAAGTCTTGATCAAAAGTTTGCACTCCCATACTTAATCTATTCACACCAAATTTTCGCATAAGTTGCATTTTCTCAAGCGTGATTTCATCCGGATTTGCTTCCGATGTGAATTCTATAACTTGTTCCATTGGAATATACATGTGGATGAGTGTAAATAAACGTTCTAATTGTTCTAGTGATAATGAAGTAGGCGTTCCTCCACCGATAAAAATAGTATCAATCTTTGCCTTTTTTAAATCATCTGTCCATAAAGCCATTTCTTTACCAAGAGATTCAATGTATTCATCGACAGGTTGATTATGAAAGAAAAATTTATTGAAATCACAATAATTACAAATTTGATGACAAAAAGGAATATGTATATATACGCCTCTTACCATAATCATTCCTACTTTCTATATAAAGCACAACTTCATCTAGTGTTTGATTTTCTTGAATGATAGTTGAACTAGGATTTTTCTACAGGTCATAGCTGGATAAAAGAAAAAGGAGGCTACTAGTGCCCCCCTTTCCGGTTTTCTTATTTATTCGGCTCATCCATCTTGAGTACTGCCATAAATGCCTCTTGAGGCACTTCAACAGACCCTACTTGTTTCATACGCTTTTTACCTTCTTTTTGTTTATCAAGAAGTTTACGTTTACGTGAAATATCTCCACCATAACATTTAGCTAAAACGTTTTTACCAATCGATTTAATCGTTGAACGAGCAACGATTTTTTGACCGATTGCTGCTTGTACTGGTACTTCGAACTGTTGTCTTGGAATCAACGCTTTTAGTTTTTCAACGATTAGTTTTCCTCGCTCGTAAGAAAAATCACGATGCACGATAAAGCTTAAAGCATCTACCTTTTCACTATTCAATAAGATATCCATTTTCACTAATTTCGATTCTTTGTATCCAATCAAGTCATAATCAAAAGATGCATAGCCTTTTGTGCTTGATTTTAATGAATCAAAGAAGTCATATACGATTTCAGATAATGGAATCTCATAAATGATATTAACACGCGCCTTAGACAAGAAATCCATCGTGATAAAGTTTCCACGTTTACGTTGGCATAGTTCCATTACAGAACCAACGTAATCTTCCGGAACCATAATCGATGCTTTTACATAAGGTTCTTCAATCGCTTCTACTTTTTGCACATCAGGCATCATAGAAGGGTTGTCTACTTTGATTACTTCACCATTCGTTAACTTCACGTCATAAATAACACTTGGTGCAGTTGTGATTAAATCAATTTTAAATTCGCGTTCGATACGCTCTTGGATGATTTCCATATGAAGTAATCCTAAGAATCCACAACGATACCCAAAGCCTAACGCCTGAGAAGTTTCTGGTTCGAACTCTAGTGCAGAGTCATTCAGTTGTAATTTTTCTAGTGCATCACGTAAATCTACGTATTTCGTGTTATCAATCGGATATAATCCACAGAATACCATAGGGTTCATTTTGCGATATCCAGCTAACGCTTCTGCTGCAGGATTAGAGGCTAATGTAATTGTATCCCCGACACTGGAATCTCCTACATGTTTCATCGATGCTGTTAAGAATCCTACGTCTCCAACTGTCAACTCTGATCGTTGTGTCGTTTTTGGTGTAAATACGCCTGTTTCCACGACTTCGAATTCTTTACCAGATGACATCATTTTAATCGTGTCTCCTGGTTTCACTGTACCTTCCATAATTCGAATATACACAATTACACCTCGGTAAGGGTCAAATAGGGAGTCGAAGATCAATGCTTTTAAAGGAGCGGAAGGATCCCCTGTTGGTGCAGGAACTTTTTCAACTATTTGTTCTAAAATTTCTTCAATACCGATTCCTGCTTTTGCAGATGCAAGCACTGCTTCAGAAGCATCAAGTCCAATTACTTCTTCTACTTCTCCTCTTACACGTTCTGGATCGGCTGCAGGTAAATCGATTTTATTGATAACCGGTAATATTTCCAAATCATTATCTAATGCTAAATAAACATTTGCTAGTGTTTGGGCTTCAATTCCTTGTGCTGCATCCACTACAAGAATTGCACCTTCACATGCTGCTAAACTTCTAGACACTTCGTACGTAAAGTCTACGTGACCAGGAGTATCGATTAGATGAAAGATATACTCTTCTCCGTCTTTTGCAGTGTATGTTAATTGAACCGCATTTAACTTTATGGTAATACCTCTTTCACGCTCCAAGTCCATGGAATCTAACAATTGGTCTTTCATTTCTCGTGAAGTTAATGTTTTCGTTTTTTCTAAAATACGATCGGCTAAAGTCGATTTTCCGTGGTCAATATGCGCGATAATGGAAAAATTACGAATCTTCTTCTGTCGCGCGATTCTATCTTCATTGTTCATGCTTGTTCACTCCTAATTAAACTACTATGAATTATAACAGACAACTCGCGTCTAAGTAACGCATAATCATTAAGTCTGTTATTCAAAATATTTTTTCTATGTATTTGTTCGTTATTTTCATCTTTTTTTGCCAGACTTTAATCTTACCAAAATTCTGTTCGTAAGACAATCTGAGTTATTCATCAGTTTGAACAGGAAGTGCAATCAATATTTCTTCTTTTGTTTGAATCAATTTCATAATTCCAATTTACATAAAAAAACACTAACAATATTAAAGGAAACTAAAGAAATATTATTTTAAGTGAAATAAAGTATAGTTGATTTCCGCTATAGGCGGACGCTTTCCGCGGGGTGAGCGATAAGCCATCACCGCCGCACGCGTCGTTTGTGATGGCTTATCTGTCTCACTCATCCCGCTGGAGTCGCCGCCTGCCGCTTCAATCAACAAAGTGATCATTTAATTGTCTTTTCCTAAGTAGGCTGTATCGCCAATAACCGTTTCCACTTCCATGCACGTTGCCTTACTTTTTTCAATTAATTCTTGTAGATATTGCCCGTCACTTTTTTAACCTGTTGTCACCACTGCTGCTGTAATAATACGTTCATCGCTCATCGCAGTATGTGTTTTAAAGCTAAAAAAGAAGAATCCGCTTCTTATGCCAGACATGGGCATCGAGATCTGTTGAATAGCATAATTGCATTTCGTAATCTTCAATCACTTCTTTAAAACATTGACCTTTTCCTGTAGAGAGGGCATATATGCCAACTTCGATATGTTTCTACGACTTCCATTACTTGACGACAATAATCTAATTCTTCCACTATTTCATTTGATACCGGCTTTGTTCAAAGAGTATTTATTTGATGGTGATTGGAGTGGAAGGCGGCGACTCCAGCGGGAAAAGCGCGTCCAGGTGAGACCCCGCAGGAGCGCACATAGGAACAAAGGCTAAGAACGCCACCTCGTGTGGCAACGCCTTTGTGACCAACATCCTGTTGGCCTGAGGAGGCTCCCGGACCGCCCGCGGAAAGCGTCCGCCTGCAACGGAATCACCTAGATGATATATTTAACCAAAAAGCGAGTTCTTGAACGACTTGTCGTTCAAGAACTCGCTAAGAATAGATTTTTTCAGTGGGCCCATTTTTTACGCTCAATCACTTTTTGTTTTAAGAAGGTAGTTGTTGATTGTACATATTAGAAATGGCTTTTGCTAAAATAGCGATGGAACGATTTAACTCTTGTTCGGTGTTGTCAACACCTCCGAGCTCCATCACTAATAGATTTTTAGCGATGTCTTGATTGTATACCCCATCAACACCTTTACCGGCTTTAACCATAACTCCTCGTGATATCCCGGGTACTAATTTATTTAATTCATCAGAGAGATTATTAGCAAGTTGCTCATTCCATTTATAGTTATCGTGTTCTCCTCCAATAACGAACATAATCTTCGCATAGCTTTCCTCTCCAGTTTGAAGGGTAGTTACTTTCGATTTCATTGAGTCTCTGTGAATATCTAAGACAATATCATATTCATTATGTGTTAATGCATCCTGAACAAGCGGTCTGACAGTAGCATAATCATCCATCTCTTTTGGATTATGATTTTCTAAAAACTGTGTTTCTATTTGATGAAATGCAAATTGAGCATTTATTTGATCTTGAAAGGAAGTTATATTATTTGCAGGATGATAAACTGCAACTTTTTCTCCTTGTGAAGCAAGTATAGGCAGAAAGGCTTCGTGCGAATGGGTAAAATAAACAAATGCTTTTTTAGGTGCAATTATTTCTGCTACAGTTGGCTTGGCCTCTAATTGTGCTGCATATACTACTGGCGTGTCCTCTTTTTTCTTTTCTTCTGTTGGTGCCGATAAAAGAGGCGCTTGGATTGTCGCTATGATAATGGGAGCTAAAAATAAAAGTAATAAAATGCTTGTTAAATTCTTTAGGGAATTTGCCATAAGTTCCACTCTCCTCACACAATCGTATGTGGAGAAGTGGAATTTTAGAACGACATCATCTACCCGTTATCCATGTTTCTAAACCGGAGGAAAGCAAATAAGCGTATTGTTCCACCCAGGCATCTGTTTCTTTTGGAGTGACAAATAAAGATGGATTTTTCCCGACAAATACTTCTTCAAACAATTTTCTTTTTTCATCCGTCGACCACGTAACCCATTCTCCGAAAATTGGTTGTAAAACAGTTTTATCTATGGAAGTTTTTTTACTTGAAACCATCGGCGTAACTGCTAATGCAGATGAAGGCCTACCTTTTTCCTCTACCTTAGATGCAATATAATGAATAACATGCTCCATTGCATCCGCATATAAGACAGGTCCGTCGACAACCATGGGTATTCCTATTGCTGTAACAGGAACACCGTACACCTCTTCCGATACTTC is part of the Psychrobacillus sp. FSL H8-0483 genome and encodes:
- the mtaB gene encoding tRNA (N(6)-L-threonylcarbamoyladenosine(37)-C(2))-methylthiotransferase MtaB, which produces MSSVAFHTLGCKVNHYETEAIWQLFKENGYDRTEFEKQSDVYVINTCTVTNTGDKKSRQVIRRAIRQNPDAVICVTGCYAQTSPAEIMAIPGVDIVVGTQERTKMLEYIEQYKTERKPINAVGNIMKNRVYEELDVPAFTDRTRASLKIQEGCNNFCTFCIIPWARGLMRSRDPEEVVRQAQQLVDAGYLEIVLTGIHTGGYGEDLKDYNLAQLLRDIEANVKGLKRLRISSIEASQLSDEVIDVLSESKIVVRHLHIPIQSGSDTVLKRMRRKYTMEFFANRLDRLREALPDLAITSDVIVGFPGETEEEFMETFSFIRDQKFSELHVFPYSKRTGTPAARMDDQVDEDVKNERVHRLITLNDQLAAEYASRFEDEVLEIIPEEKHNLDGQANLVEGYTDNYLKVVIPGTDELIGKLVRVKITKAGYPFNEGQFVRVLDQIEELV
- a CDS encoding 16S rRNA (uracil(1498)-N(3))-methyltransferase, giving the protein MQRYFTNETIQENNTVTISGDDAHHMIQVMRMSPGDQVYVVADSKTYTMTIVEGTSKSVLLQVVEMHGQSNEMPIKVSLVCGLPKGDKLELITQKATELGMHTLYPFEAKRSIVKWDKQKNEKKIARLQKIAKEAAEQSHRSFIPHIHNPISLKELLEISKAYDVRFVADEEDAKLEDRQKFADQLKKVYDKQSILIVFGPEGGLDRQEVKHLLENDFQPIALGPRILRTETAPLYALAAISYEYE
- the prmA gene encoding 50S ribosomal protein L11 methyltransferase — translated: MKWSELSIHTTNEAVEAISNILHEAGASGVVIEDSEELVREREDVFGEIYSLNPDDFPVDGVRIKAYLAKTSFLLETVEEIKLAINNLLNFNIDLGHNILTIQEVDEEDWATAWKKYYHPVKISNRFTIVPTWEDYERVNSDELIIELDPGMAFGTGTHPTTVMCLQALEKTVQPNSSVIDVGTGSGVLSIGAAKLGATAIHALDLDEVAVKSAKENIQLNKVEHLVQVTHGNLLDNVKEQADIVVANILAEIIMTFTDDAFSIVKKGGLFITSGIIATKKEDVRNSLQESGFEIEEVMMMEDWVTIISKKPVQ
- the dnaJ gene encoding molecular chaperone DnaJ → MNKRDYYEVLGVSKSASQDEIKKAYRKLSKQYHPDINKEANAEDKFKEISEAYEVLSDEQKRAGYDQFGHAGPNQGFGGGFSGGDGFGFEDIFSSFFGGGGSRRRDPNAPRKGNDLQYSMTIDFEEAVFGKEKEIEIAKEESCETCKGNGAKPGTHPETCTHCNGNGQVNVTQDTPFGRIQTKRACNHCSGTGKMIKEKCSTCSGKGTVNKRKKIKVTIPAGVDDGQQLRVSGQGEPGVNGGPAGDLYVVFRVKADPRFERDGDDIYYELPLTFAQAALGDEIEVPTVQGKVKLKIPAGTQSQTQFRLKGKGVKNVHGYGIGDQHVVVKVITPKKLTEKQKQLLREFAEISGDIPEEQGSSLFDKIKRTIKGE
- the dnaK gene encoding molecular chaperone DnaK; its protein translation is MSKIIGIDLGTTNSCVSVLEGGEPKVIPNPEGNRTTPSVVAFKNGEKQVGEVAKRQSITNPNTIASVKRLMGTNEKVTAEEKEYTPQEVSAMILQYLKGFAEEYLGEKVTKAVITVPAYFNDAERQATKDAGRIAGLEVERIINEPTAAALAYGLDKMDHDEKILVYDLGGGTFDVSILELGDGVFEVLATAGDNRLGGDDFDQVLMDYLVQEFKKENGIDLSKDKMAIQRLKDAAEKAKKDLSGVTSTQISLPFITAGEAGPLHLEVTMTRAKFDDLTAHLVERTMVPTRQAMKDAGLSASQIDKVILVGGSTRIPSVQEAIKKETGKEPHKGVNPDEVVAMGAAVQGGVLTGDVKDVVLLDVTPLSLGIETMGGVFTKLIERNTTIPTSKSQTFSTAADNQPAVDIHVLQGERPMATDNKTLGRFQLADIPPAPRGVPQIEVTFDIDKNGIVNVKAKDLGTQKEQNITIQSNSSLSDEEIERMVKEAEANAEADKVRKEEAEVKNEADQLVFMTEKTLKDLEDKVSEEEKKSAEDAKEELKAALEAGNLEEIKTKKDKLNEIVQQLTMKLYEQAQADAANAGQAGGPSDDGVVDAEFEEVNDDKDK
- the grpE gene encoding nucleotide exchange factor GrpE; this encodes MEKEKDEVVEEQGILEEQQETEATEVLVEEEIDELTLVKQELDEEKDKAIRLRADFENYKRRVQLDKEADYKYRAQSVLTDILPVLDNLERALAVEATTAEAVSLTKGVEMVYRSLLSAISKEGLEPIEAEGVPFDPNFHQAVMQEKDDSKESGIVLQELQKGYKLKDRVLRPTMVKVNE
- the hrcA gene encoding heat-inducible transcriptional repressor HrcA, with amino-acid sequence MLTNRQLLILQVTVDDFIETAQPVGSRQLSKKEEVSFSPATIRNDMADLEDMGFLEKTHTSSGRVPSEKGYRYYVDNLLTPQRITKDEINQIRSVFQERMVETEQIIRKSANILSELTNYTSIMLGLDVRKHRVKRFSIVPLTDDSAVAIIVTDSGHVENRVFSIPESFTASDIERMVNLINEHLVGVHLHELPAKLDAVTLSVLRQNSGRLNNLLGSLNKAMTIEHEDKVYYGGKMQLLNQPEFNDLEKARSIMYWMDHVNQIPGLFHLEKKGIQIRIGSENNQLGMEDCSIITASYEIGDEQMGSIAIIGPTRMDYKRVVSLLDVMSGDLSRELSKILHGHGPHG